The Bicyclus anynana chromosome Z, ilBicAnyn1.1, whole genome shotgun sequence genome window below encodes:
- the LOC112045502 gene encoding ADP-ribosylation factor-like protein 5A yields MGLLISKIWNLFGNEEHKLVLVGLDNAGKTTILYQLLLGEAVHTRPTIGSNVEEVVWRNLRFVMWDLGGQQSLRSAWNTYYTNSEFVIMVIDSTDRQRLSISREELHRMLTHEELSRAGLLVFANKQDVKGSMTAAEISEQLALTSIKQHPWHIQACCALTGEGLHLGLEWIASRIKKK; encoded by the exons ATGGGCCTGCTTATTTCGAAAATTTGGAATCTGTTCGGAAACGAAG AACACAAGCTGGTTTTGGTGGGGCTAGATAATGCAGGAAAAACTACAATATTGTACCAGTTGCTGCTGGGCGAAGCTGTCCACACCCGCCCCACTATTGGCTCCAATGTCGAGGAGGTTGTTTGGAGGAATCTTCGCTTCGTCATGTGGGATCTCGGTGGCCAACAGAGCCTAAGATCTGCATGGAATACCTATTACACCAACAGTGAA TTTGTGATAATGGTGATAGACTCGACGGACCGACAGCGGCTCAGCATCAGTCGCGAGGAGCTGCACCGCATGCTGACGCACGAAGAGCTCAGCAGGGCAGGCCTGCTCGTGTTTGCGAACAAACAG GACGTGAAAGGCTCCATGACGGCGGCCGAGATATCGGAACAGCTAGCCCTGACGTCCATCAAGCAGCATCCGTGGCACATCCAGGCGTGCTGCGCTCTCACCGGCGAAGG aTTGCATTTGGGCTTGGAGTGGATCGCGAGTCGCATCAAGAAGAAATAA